The sequence AATATAATCACATTATTTCCAGTCATAACGTGAAGACATTGTGGTATTTTTGTACCTGGATATGCAAAATTTGATATTCGTTTACCAAGCAGTCTTTTTATGTAGGTTGACTCTCTTTGCAATAGCAATAAACTTCCATCTCCCAAAATGGCAATATCATCAACTCTCTCTGTATACAAAGTATCTTCTACTTTACAGTTTTTCAGCTTACATAGTTTGTTTTCACAAATAATCCATGCATCTTCATCAGAAATTGGAATAATTTTACTCACAGGTTTCTTTACAGAGGCGTTAAGTTCAATAGTTATTGGGTATTCATTCCGAACCTCATCCGAGGAAGATTCTTCATGAGTGTCACTTGTGTTCGTTTGCTTTAAAGGGGTTCTTTCTGTATTCAGATCGCTGTATATTCCTTGTGAGATAACTTCAGAAAGTTCGTTCGAAACAGCAATTTTTTCACCAATTTCTATAAATCCGATAATAATTTCTCTATTATTAAAGTCGTTTGTAGGAACAAACCTAGGTTTCATATCCTTTTTAATTTTGACCATTGTTTCTAAACTATTGGTAGATttcttaatatttgaatatagtTCAACTTGCTCCGTCCATTCAAAATCATCTATGCCATTTCCTGATTTTCTCATTTCTGCAATTCTAGTTTCAGTTTCGATTACAGTTTGAACGATAGCTTTAACCGTCTGTCTGTATGTCGCATATTTAGTCTGCAAAATTTCAGTTAGATTTTCAGTTTGGCTCTCAATTTTATCCTTTTCCGATTCGGAActtttttcaatctgtttaCAAACTTGCTTTTCATCTGTGTCAGAATCTGACAATTCGTTTGAAACGAAGTCTTTAGCTTCTTTAATTTTATCTGTGATATTTTCATCGTCCGTAGTAAGAATTCGACTCAGTTGTCCATGAATCACTTTCTTTGCgtcaaataaatgtttcatttcatGCTTTTGATGACTCTCGATCAAGCAATGTACGCATATAACTTCTTCACATTTACAGCAAAAGAGATTTAGGATTTCAGTTGTATGTTGTCCACAGTGAATTAAAGGTTCCGccattttaaatgatttaaaaatagaatatatttaaaaataagtacaaaTACGGGCTTATGATAAAGTGTTATCACATTGAAACCACTCATCAAATTGTTTACattatgaaaacatttttttttatttctcctTCGTTCTCAGTTTCATGCTTATGACTATATCTgagtaattttgtaaaattagaaaaattactttcattttacaGGGTTATACTATTCAAATATCCTTTATCGTTTCATATtatgattttgataaatgcGTAATGTAAGATGTTAAGTACAGCTCTTTGTAAGAACCAGGCAGGGTGCCATATACATGTGATTTATGAGGGTTTcagattttatctataaatgGCCTAGAAGAAGCAGTAACTAAATACtactcaaaaaataaatatgagtgGGAAAAACgagtggttgccatggtaacggacactctattttttgtttgttaaacatagtaaaatctttcaaaaatcagcTAGATCACTACAATTCAGAGCCTGATTAGGAATAGAATCAAGCATTTctaattaattttcatatgtaacatTGATACAACTTTGTTTAAGCATCATTTTAGTTAAGATTGcatgtaaattaaatttgtaaattttttgaaaaattttgccaaaaaatgcatattttcaacttttttgaatttgggATTTTTgcgaaattatcaaattttctatggtgtttttcagaaaagAGCAACTGTGTATAGCTTAGTTAGCACTATAGTTATGAAGTTTGGATACTACTTTaccaaattaaatagaaaaaagctTGGGACTTTCTTCAGTTTTATCACCATAGCAACCGATTTTTTCCTTGGAAACGGACTtattatttgcaaaatattgCAGTTTTAGAGCTCAAATGTACCGAATTGTTTCAttactgattaaaaaaatacatttaaacataAGCTTACTCTAAATTACCATCGTTAATAGTTGCTGACTTCAAAAGCTACCATGGAAATGCACATTTCCCATAGcaacatctatttaaaaatgtatcaatagaaatttatgtaaaaaaaaatacatatattatatatagacGCTGTTTATTATCAAGTTGGAATATGACTGCATGCTTTGCCTCACTCACAGTCTTGTCTGTTCTTTTCAGAAGGTTCAAcaattgtaatatataatgaaacattGGCATTAGAACCGAAGGTtaggaaaaaagggggggtgggggtaggtttatttaaaaaaatcatacatgtagattctTGAAAAGATAACGTTTGGTCGGAAAGCCTGGTTATGAATAGAATAATGATTATATTATGAATagaatcaattttattttcagaaatttcataTACATGAATAATTCATCTATATAGCTTTGGTTTAGCTTCAGAGCTTAGTTAATATTGCAGTTCAACCCCgacttttagattttttgttaaaaaataattaaacaaaaaatcatttttttcggAATCATGAAGAATTGTGGAATTTTCTCATgcgtttttcaaaatttgaaaatatgtaaatcatAGCTAGCATTATAGTTGCAAGTTTGAATACTACCTGACCAAAAAAACCACTGCGTGGTGCTCTCTTAAATTTTATCACCATGTTAACGTATTTTCTCCTTTGAAACAGAgttattatttgttgaattctGCAGTATAGGGAATTCAATGTTCTCAACTGTTTCCAAACCTTTATGAAAAGACATGCATTGAAGCATATAAAAGCTCCAAACTACAATCGTTAAGTATTATTACAACAGTTGCCATGGTAACACATATCACCCATATATACCAGTCAATCAAATTTTAGTCATATAGATTATGTAAAGAATTACATATAATTCTGTTAATAGTGTTCAGTTTTCTAAGGGGAATATAACTGCATGCTTTGCTTTGTTTCACTCTCAGTACTGTCATGACTGTCTTTGCTTATTGAAAAGACtcaacaaattttaatatatacccTGTTGCATTTTGGGGGAGGAGTGGAGGTTGAGTCgtttttgtttgaatctttCATAGATCAGGATCATGCACAGCTAAGGTGTACATAATAATCATTAACTATCTCAGATATACTGCAAAGTTCAAATGTACTCTTAACTGATCCTAACAGTGTAattccataaaataaaaataaacagcgCATGTTACGCCCGTCGCTTTTTCTAAGAATAATAACTTCTCAGTGTCATCTATACTACTAAACGAAATACCTCATTTCGTGTTTTGCTTCCcctccttccacaataaattaatcatcatgcctctgtgtcctaaaGGTAACATttatagtcgcatttgtcatccatttttATGATCATTCAGTTTGGgtaattttggataaaaacgaaaaagaaagCGTCCGAATATTTTCCCGTCATTGGACAAAACTTTAAGCCCGATTAGACTTCCAGTTTGAGTTTTTCTGTTCTTTGACATAAAAAGACTATGAATAAAGtatgtaaatttgctttctGCTATCATTTTGAGATCCTTCCTTTGTGTGTTTCAGTTTGGGTTATTTCAGGAGGGAAAcgaaaatgaataatatttgcTATTCACTATCAATTAGTttacagtggcagatccagaacaTTTCATAAGGgaggggaggggggggggggggctgactgacctaagagggaaGGGGCGTTCCTCttatgcttcagtgattccccaTAATGGCAACAATTTTCTTTCAACGAAATTGAGAACAGGGCCCCCAGGCCCCCCTGGGATCCGCCTATGGTTTACTATCAACGGCTGTCACTGCGGATATATTTCTGTATGCTTACATACATTTACTATGAATAATATGAATAACtgtatttgttataattaaCTATAAATTCCAATGGTTATCTTTAATATGTTCAAAGAGTACAGAAAAACAGAAGGTATAAAAACCGgtatttgaaaaatagggggagggaaaaaaaagtatcttttgacttttgatacctctcctgaaattctccagtcagtATATTTACCCACGAtttcacgggtgtgttctagtatcaCAAATTCATGAAAACTAAAGGGAGGTTATGATTTAAGATATACACCCGTCACCAAAGTTTGATAACTgttcaaagcattgtctgaaaactggaaTATCCTCCCTTTTTATACGACAgcaaatattgaaatttgttggtcgtatattggtataacgttggcgtcgtcgtccggcgtcgtcttcttccgaagacatttggttttcgaaatataacttttatataagtatatagaaATCTATGACCTTTAACACagggtttatgaccataaaaagatggttgagattgatttttggagtttttgtcccaacagcttaggaattaggggccaaaaatggcccagataagcattattcttggttttttgCACAATAGAATTAGTATAAGTGAAtggaaatcaatgaaatttaatcacaaggtttatgaacacaaaaagaaggttgggattgattttgggagttgaggtcccaacaatttaggaataagggacccaaaaagggcccaaaataagcatttttcttagtttttgaaccttaactttagtataagtaaatggaaatcaatgaaatttaaacacaaggtttatgaacacaaaaggaaggttaggattgattttgggagttgcgGTTCCAAcaatttaggaattaggggccaaaaaaggtgCTAAATAAGAATTTTCCTTGGTTTTAGCACCATAActtaaatagaaatttatgaaatttaaacaaaaggtttatgaccataaaaggtaCATTGGGATTGATTtagggagttttggtcccaacagtttaggaaaaaggggcacaaagggtccaaaaattatactttgtttgatttcatcaaaaattgaataattggagttctttgatatgctgaatataaacatgtacatttttgtacttaaatttttgattattggcccagttttcaaattggtccaaatcggggtccaaaatttaagtttgtttgatttcaacaaaaattgaattcttggggttctttgatgtgctgaatctaaacatgtacttaggttttgattattggcccagttttcaagttagtCCAAATCGTTGTCAAGAAAGTTTTTCCTTCAAGATCAAATGGTCACTTTTAGAAATTTCTTCACTTAATCAGGCGGATCCATAACTTTTTGTAAGGGGGGGACGCTCCAGtcacacttcagtgattccctatataatcaaccaaatttttcccaaaaGAGGGCCCGGGCCACCCAGGATCCGCCTATGAAACTGATCTGGTTCTCGGTTTTAACAACTTTTAAAGTAtcaaacaaagaaaagtaaCGCATAACGGGCATATCTCGGGAACAGTTAAAGTGACGCCAactaaattcaaacttgatctctgttttgtggtaataagcattgtgtatatgtttcataacatttggttgaggcaaactaaaattagaaaatgacagacatgcgtgaaatttatgatataaccccctttttttttgacgatcaatgcatttgaatggggacatgtaattagacccccccctttttgtcctgggttaggaaccctttttaaaatggctgcaTCCGCCCCTGCCAAATGACCCTTCCATGAAATCAAGTGTAAATATAGAGAAATATAATTGCTTGTTGATAATGTAAGAGTAGTTCGGGAgtagaccaagtgaccatatttctattccccagtcacccttagGGGTTCTTTTGTGAAGAGCAGAAGCTCTAAAAGTATCAGTAGGAgacaaatatcattttgaaaCCGTTGTTGTTTATTATATTGATTGTCATTAAgcatagttttaaatattagtGACTTGAAATAGCAGTTAAATtcatttcatttacattttcaaaatttaaggtTTTTGTTGCCATGACAACAAAAACAGGTTTTATATCCTACCTTTTGTTGTGGGTTCATATGTGTCTTAAACTTAAATCAATTTAAGGCACAACATCAATTTCATGTTATGGTTTTGTGACAAAGTAAAATCTTACCAGGAAAAGTAGTGTTATTCATGTGTCTTTCAACATTTGATAACATAGAttttgttgccatggaaactgaaATGGtcctaaaattattttttctaaataaatttaaaatagtgTCTGTACTTAAATCATTATTATGAACACCACCAATTGcataatattatcaaatgacaaaatataatctTACTGAAAATAGAAGGGAATTTcacttttttacaattttttcaaatatgagttTTTTGTTGCCACGGCAACAGAAGTTTgtaatatatcaaatttttaaagaGCTTTCTGTGATATCtatatttaaatcattattaggcacacttcttatttttatattattattttgtgaCAAAATATAGGTTTTCTTGGAAAAGAAGTGAAATTCACATTTTTAgagattttcaaaaataagagattTTTGTTGCCATTGCAACAAAAAATGGGCGCAGAtcccaaaattttaaaagtttttgttgAACAAGTATACTTTGGATAGTATCATGCACAGCATCAATTAAGTAATTGAATCTGGTAACTGAAGAAATTAAACGATCTTAAGCctaaaaaatcacagtttttgagaaatagcaaatttgcatttttttcacattttcacatctattatttcattttattgatatcgaTTACTTAAATGTtgataatataatatgaaaatgtatgAATTGGTTTGctcaaaacatattttgttttatttttattgtcaatcctaataaaatatattgacatttgaaatttgttgatttttgacatatttagcCCTCCATTTTAGGTAAAAGTACTGCCCtggttaccatggcaaccagtacaattttttgaaaaaaagttccaaatttttttttcaggggTTAATCCTACTACTGTCATAAAATACCATGTCTTTTTGAAAGGGTCATGAATCACCCTCTGCCTGCATTTTACAAAGAGCTGTACTTAACACTTCACTAATGACGATTGTCAAGAAAACTATATTAAAGAGTTCTCAAAAAACAATGGCAGCGTTCGCTGCATCGAGCACAGGCGCTTGTGTATATTATACatatgtttcttttaatttgttttttgttgattaaaatattcagttttctatattcataatacatatgtattataaatatagaaaatcgaataatttaatcaacaaaataaaattaatatatatataaaataaaattaatatatatatatatatgttagcggcaataagtgaaattaggcattaagcttaaatcctaggcaataagctaactCCTAGGCATTATTTTAGGCAATAAGTGAAATCTGGAATGAATGCATATTTGGTGATTTATTCTTGATATAACAGagttacttttttatttctaatataacatgtgtaaatatacattcatttgACAGATCTTCAAATTTGGTAATTTTAGAAgttaaaaaaacagaatttaCACATACTTTTTCCATCTTTTtgtaatattacaaaatattaaaaagatttaaaaagtgATTGTTATAATCCAATTAAACAAGGGGGAGattctataaaataattttgatatttatttgaaaatgttttcacTTCACTAGTCGAGCTGATTTAAACTGGTCAAAAGtagacaaaattaaaatgtgatttttcaaacaaaattatatgataagtaaattttctttattaacaGTTTCACAACTtgtgataa is a genomic window of Mytilus trossulus isolate FHL-02 chromosome 1, PNRI_Mtr1.1.1.hap1, whole genome shotgun sequence containing:
- the LOC134690757 gene encoding uncharacterized protein LOC134690757, whose protein sequence is MAEPLIHCGQHTTEILNLFCCKCEEVICVHCLIESHQKHEMKHLFDAKKVIHGQLSRILTTDDENITDKIKEAKDFVSNELSDSDTDEKQVCKQIEKSSESEKDKIESQTENLTEILQTKYATYRQTVKAIVQTVIETETRIAEMRKSGNGIDDFEWTEQVELYSNIKKSTNSLETMVKIKKDMKPRFVPTNDFNNREIIIGFIEIGEKIAVSNELSEVISQGIYSDLNTERTPLKQTNTSDTHEESSSDEVRNEYPITIELNASVKKPVSKIIPISDEDAWIICENKLCKLKNCKVEDTLYTERVDDIAILGDGSLLLLQRESTYIKRLLGKRISNFAYPGTKIPQCLHVMTGNNVIILLDHSGNESEDQLGQKKREVVQVTNHGVVQVAFSFLYDTDAIPNAVTVRNSSDLYIIFRDTYYTPERASIVRMDLKTKTLDEEIIFTGAIGIDVNSQFISYGLCFEPSGKILVSDQNHHSVLLIDNMKYVKSVYFADHGLDSPGALAFFNGILWIVDDTKVHKFRYK